The following is a genomic window from uncultured Campylobacter sp..
GAGTCATAGGCAGCTTTGCTGATCTTTTTGTTTAAATTTTCTTTTTCAAGCCAGCTTAGAATGCTCTCCTTGCTCGTCGTAAAGATCGCGCATAAAATTTTAATCGCTACTTCAAAATTTATATCTCTGATCTTTTGCTTGCAAAATGCCTTTATCGTCGCGCGCGCCTTGCCCGTTTTTACCGAGCTTAGCCAGCTGCAGCGGTAGTGTGGCTCGCTTCCGGTGATGATATGAACGATGTCGCCGTTTTTAAGCTCCGTTAGAAGCGGCACCTTGACGCGGTTTATAAAGGCCTCGGTCGCTTTTAAGCCCACTTGAGAGTGTATCTCGTAGGCGTAATCAAGCGCCGTGGCGCCTCGCGGCAATGTAAAAATTCCGCCCTTGGGCGAATACACGGCGATATCCTCGACGTAGAGGCTGTCTTTGGCGTATTCGTAAAGATCCTCGGCGTTGGCGTCGTCCTCTTCCTGCATGCCGATGTCGTTTAGCCAATCGAGCTTCGGATTGATCGAGCCGCTATATTTATATTTCCAGTGAGCGGCGACACCGAATTCTGCGGTGTTATGCATATCGAAGGTGCGGATCTGCACCTCTACGATCATGCTTTCATTAAAAACGGTCGTGTGGATCGTCTGATATCCGTTTTGCTTAGGAAGCGCGATATAATCCTTAAAGCGCGATATGAGCGGGTTAAATTTAGTATGGATTATACCCAGAGCTAAGTAGCAATCCATCGGCTTTTGCACGATGATGCGTATAGCCAAAAGATCGAGCACCTCCTCGATCGAAATTCCTTTGCGCTGCATTTTTAAAAAGATCGAGTAGTAGTGCTTCATCCGCTTTTGGATCTCAAAGCTACCCTCGCTAAAGCCGTTTGAAAGCATATACTCCTTGATCTTTTCGCTAAATTTGCTCAAGCTCATCTGAAGCTGCTGCTTATGCTCCTCGACGTAATCGGCGATCGCAGAATACTCTTTAGGCATAACGTATTTGAAGCTAAGATCTTCAAGCACGTTTTTGATCGATGAAATTCCAAGCCTGTGCGCGATCGGCGCGTAAACCAAAAGCGTCTCCTCGCCGATGCGTTTTTGTTTATCGGGGCGAAGTGCGTCTAGGGTTAGCATATTGTGCAGCCTATCGCAGAGCTTTACGACTAGGACGCGCTGATCGTTAATGGAGATCATCAGCATCCTGCGGAAGGTAAGCGCGGTGGTGCGAAGCTTGGCGTTGCTATCGCCGGATGGAGCTAATTTATCCTCTCTAATGTTTACGATTTTAGTAAGCCCTTCCACGATTTTGGCTACTTCGTCGCCGAATCTTTGTCTAACCTGCTCGATGCTGTAATCTGTATCCTCTACTACGTCATGCAATAGCGCAGATATTACCATCGCGTCGTCTCCACCCATAAAAGATACGAAGCAGGCTACCAAAATCGGATGGATCGCATACGGCTCGCCGCTTTTGCGAAACTGCCCGTCGTGCTGCGCGATGCATAAATTTATAGCATCCACCAGTAACGGAGTGGGCTCTTTTAGATTATAAAGCAGCTGCTTGGCGCTTTGAATGTCTTTGGTATCGACGACATCGTCGATGAGACTTTCTAAGAAGTTATCATTAATCCTTGTCAACGATTCCATCTAATGCGATCTTACCTTCGGCTAGTTCCAAGATTGCTATATCGGCAAATTTCATCCTGCGAGTATCTACGTTCTCTATGAGCGGAGGTTCGCCAGCGGCTAGCTGCTCGGCGCGTTTGCTTATCATCAAAGATAGCTTGTACCTGTCTCCGCCCGTTACTTTTAAAGCCTTGGCTACAATTTGTTCAGTTCTCATCAATTCTCCTTAAATTTTAAATTTCAGTTTTTTACGATCGAGCAGGAGCTTAGATCTCCGCCATCGACGATTTTGTATAAATTTCCGCTTTTAAACATATTGCATACGATGATCGGAAGCGCATTGTCTTTAGCAAGCGCGATAGCCGTATCGTCCATCACCCTGATGTTGTCGTGCAGGGCTTGATCGTAAGTGACTTTGGAAAGCAATTTGGCGTCTTTAAATTTTTGCGGATCTTTGTCGTAGATCCCCATTACCTTGGTGGCCTTTATGATGGCGTCGGCTCCGATCTCGATAGCGCGGAGAGTGCCCGCGGTATCGGTCGTGAAGAACGGATTTCCCGTGCCTGCGGCAAAGATCACGACGCGACCCTTTTCCAGGTGTCTTTTGGCACGGCCGATAATGAAGGTCTCGCAGATCGCCTCCATCTTTATCGCGCTTTGCACGCGCACATCCATGCCTGCGTATTCCAGCGCTTCTCTCATAGCGATTGCGTTTATGACGGTCGCTAGCATGCCCATATGATCGCCGCTGGTGCGCTTGATGATACCGCTAGCTGCGGCGCTTACGCCTCTTATGATGTTGCCGCCGCCAATTACGATGCCTACTTCGATGCCGCCCTCCACGAGCTGCTTGATCTCTTTGGCGATAAATTTTAAAATTTCGCTGTCGATCCCAAAGCCGTTCTCTCCCGCTAGCGCTTCACCCGAAAATTTTACGAGTATGCGATTGTATTTAGCCATAAATTTAGCTCCTAATAAAATTTTAAAATATTATCCAAAAGTCGTTTAAAAATAACTTTTTAGGCTATTTTAGATGATCTTTAAGGCGTTTTATCCAGATCTTTTTCGGAGCGATTATCTCGCTAGCGCTGCCGTTTACAGCGTGATAGATCAATGTGCCGTGCAAGCTCGCGTAGTAGCGGATTATGAGGCGCTGCAAATAGGGCTCGTAGCTCGGCACGAACCAGCCGTTATTGCTGATCGCTACGACGTATTTGGGCGAGCCTTCGTAAAGCTCTGCGCGCGTAGCCTCGTAGCAAACTGCGCTTCTTACGCTTCGCCCGCCAAGCTCGTAGTCGCTAAAACCGCTAGCCGTCGAAAAATCGGTCGCACCGCCTAACAGCACGCGGTTGATAAAATTTCGCGCAAATTCGGGCAGCGGCACCATTTCGCCAAACGGCACCAAAATGTGCTTATCGAAGCGCTTCATTTCCCCGTTCGCAAAAAGATAGGCGCTGTTGTAAAATTTCCCGTTCTCATACGCTTCCGCGCCCGCTACGATAGTAATTGCGCGCGATTTTTCCTTTAGAGCTTCAACTAGCACGTTTTCTAAATTTAGCGGCATCGCAAAGGCGCTCTCGGGCAAAATTATCGCGTCCTGCCCCGCTGCGATCGCATCGTCTATTCGAGCTAAATTTGCCAACGCGGCGGATAAAATTTTATCTTTCGCCCAGATGTCGTGCTGCGAAATGTCGGTGTTTGCGAGTGAAATTTTAATCGGTAGCGGCTCGGGCTCTTTTTGGCTGAATTGCAATGCGCAGATCAAAAACGCCGTGAAAATTAGGGCGTTAAGTTTAGCCCGGGCGCCGCGCCCCCGTAGATACAAAACCGTGCAAAGCCCCGCTAAAATCAGAGTCAGCGCGCTAAGATCGGCTCTGAAAATTCCATGGCTTAGCAGCAGTTCAAAATTTAGCCAATCAAAGCCGAAAGGATGGATAAATTTCAGCGCTAAAAGGCATGCAGCGCGCAAAACCGGCGCGTCAAAGATCGCAAAGATG
Proteins encoded in this region:
- a CDS encoding RelA/SpoT family protein, whose translation is MESLTRINDNFLESLIDDVVDTKDIQSAKQLLYNLKEPTPLLVDAINLCIAQHDGQFRKSGEPYAIHPILVACFVSFMGGDDAMVISALLHDVVEDTDYSIEQVRQRFGDEVAKIVEGLTKIVNIREDKLAPSGDSNAKLRTTALTFRRMLMISINDQRVLVVKLCDRLHNMLTLDALRPDKQKRIGEETLLVYAPIAHRLGISSIKNVLEDLSFKYVMPKEYSAIADYVEEHKQQLQMSLSKFSEKIKEYMLSNGFSEGSFEIQKRMKHYYSIFLKMQRKGISIEEVLDLLAIRIIVQKPMDCYLALGIIHTKFNPLISRFKDYIALPKQNGYQTIHTTVFNESMIVEVQIRTFDMHNTAEFGVAAHWKYKYSGSINPKLDWLNDIGMQEEDDANAEDLYEYAKDSLYVEDIAVYSPKGGIFTLPRGATALDYAYEIHSQVGLKATEAFINRVKVPLLTELKNGDIVHIITGSEPHYRCSWLSSVKTGKARATIKAFCKQKIRDINFEVAIKILCAIFTTSKESILSWLEKENLNKKISKAAYDSVFLKDVVNALKKYPLKEKFFNMKFRSKYEIEKQKFDNIVVYSNFKIDEVEFDYCCNPKRGDDIIGFRNGHGVTVHHKLCERASELIKTDEMIFVKWTRNAPHRYKIILNLENKRGSLATFLNYLVKLEVDLVSISLNENSETTSDYFEIIIELNENLDSTEIKDKLKNRFKIVDFVSLTDVYKN
- a CDS encoding DNA-directed RNA polymerase subunit omega, giving the protein MRTEQIVAKALKVTGGDRYKLSLMISKRAEQLAAGEPPLIENVDTRRMKFADIAILELAEGKIALDGIVDKD
- the pyrH gene encoding UMP kinase, giving the protein MAKYNRILVKFSGEALAGENGFGIDSEILKFIAKEIKQLVEGGIEVGIVIGGGNIIRGVSAAASGIIKRTSGDHMGMLATVINAIAMREALEYAGMDVRVQSAIKMEAICETFIIGRAKRHLEKGRVVIFAAGTGNPFFTTDTAGTLRAIEIGADAIIKATKVMGIYDKDPQKFKDAKLLSKVTYDQALHDNIRVMDDTAIALAKDNALPIIVCNMFKSGNLYKIVDGGDLSSCSIVKN
- a CDS encoding apolipoprotein N-acyltransferase, yielding MQRSFLVPCVSFIRNLKSSYFTLSYINKGFVLALALSNFIFVEILSSKFDGLIALAAEFFSPLIAIAALFYLLKASKAEWFWCGFFIGALWMHWISFSLIYFDLAFLIPLEILGICLVYAFIFRIFAIFDAPVLRAACLLALKFIHPFGFDWLNFELLLSHGIFRADLSALTLILAGLCTVLYLRGRGARAKLNALIFTAFLICALQFSQKEPEPLPIKISLANTDISQHDIWAKDKILSAALANLARIDDAIAAGQDAIILPESAFAMPLNLENVLVEALKEKSRAITIVAGAEAYENGKFYNSAYLFANGEMKRFDKHILVPFGEMVPLPEFARNFINRVLLGGATDFSTASGFSDYELGGRSVRSAVCYEATRAELYEGSPKYVVAISNNGWFVPSYEPYLQRLIIRYYASLHGTLIYHAVNGSASEIIAPKKIWIKRLKDHLK